Proteins encoded in a region of the Catalinimonas alkaloidigena genome:
- a CDS encoding RagB/SusD family nutrient uptake outer membrane protein, with product MKKYCLLLSVALLSGCSDLLEEEPRDQLAQETFFRTADDARAAVFGIYSPLRSADTYGSWYPAIMANLDDYTLGRGSQVAISEYQGFDGTNIARAERIWRDLYQSINFANIALQGIPDIPMDEAEKAALLAEARFMRAFNYFTLVRNYGAVPIRQEPVVTDDQIGAPRRPVSDVYAFIEADLYVAEQALPDEPAQPGRPTKWAAKTMLADVYLTTEQWEKARDKAEEVIASDKFALVPVSSSDDFEQIYGPTEVTNSEEIFAFKFTRVAGLGWSFVIFPYASDTPYSPGGYRAFFAKPTFPLIANWDDADLRKDFNLYTTYVSTSSGQATSLPENESIGFRKYRDGQAPSTSAYGNDYYFYRYPDALLIYAEAASMANNGPTAEAVERLNMVKRRAYGFAPTAPSAVDVALAGQTATSFRTAVLTERAYEFMLESKRWLDLKRAGIVKETIREALGKEVADAHLLWPIPRSEIDNNPDIGPEDQNPGY from the coding sequence ATGAAAAAATACTGCCTCCTCCTGTCTGTAGCGCTGCTGTCCGGTTGCAGCGACCTGCTGGAAGAAGAGCCACGCGACCAACTCGCGCAGGAAACCTTCTTCAGAACCGCCGACGATGCCCGCGCCGCCGTCTTCGGCATTTATTCCCCGCTGCGCAGTGCCGATACGTACGGCTCGTGGTACCCGGCCATCATGGCCAACCTCGACGATTACACCCTCGGGCGCGGTTCGCAGGTCGCCATCAGCGAGTACCAGGGTTTCGACGGGACCAACATCGCACGCGCCGAACGCATCTGGCGCGACCTCTACCAAAGCATCAACTTCGCCAACATCGCTCTGCAAGGCATCCCGGACATTCCGATGGACGAAGCCGAAAAAGCGGCCTTGCTGGCCGAGGCGCGGTTCATGCGGGCCTTTAACTACTTCACGCTCGTGCGCAACTACGGGGCCGTCCCCATCCGGCAGGAACCCGTCGTTACCGACGATCAGATCGGTGCGCCCCGCCGCCCGGTCAGCGACGTGTATGCTTTTATCGAAGCGGATCTGTACGTGGCCGAACAAGCTTTACCCGACGAGCCGGCCCAGCCGGGGCGTCCTACAAAATGGGCTGCCAAAACGATGCTGGCCGACGTATACCTGACCACCGAACAGTGGGAGAAGGCCCGCGACAAGGCCGAAGAAGTGATTGCGTCCGACAAGTTTGCCCTGGTGCCGGTCTCCTCTTCCGACGATTTTGAACAGATCTATGGACCGACAGAAGTCACCAACTCGGAGGAAATCTTTGCCTTCAAGTTCACGCGGGTGGCGGGTCTGGGCTGGAGTTTCGTCATCTTCCCCTATGCCTCGGACACGCCCTACTCGCCCGGCGGGTACCGTGCTTTTTTCGCCAAGCCTACGTTTCCGCTCATCGCCAACTGGGACGACGCCGACCTCCGGAAAGACTTCAACCTGTACACGACCTACGTCAGCACCAGTTCAGGTCAAGCGACGTCACTGCCTGAAAATGAGTCCATTGGCTTTCGGAAGTACCGCGACGGACAAGCACCTTCGACCAGCGCATACGGCAATGACTATTACTTTTACCGCTACCCCGATGCGTTGTTGATTTACGCCGAAGCGGCTTCTATGGCCAATAACGGCCCGACCGCGGAGGCCGTGGAAAGATTAAACATGGTGAAGCGCCGCGCCTATGGGTTCGCACCGACCGCTCCTTCGGCAGTAGACGTAGCGCTGGCCGGACAAACGGCCACCTCGTTCCGGACGGCGGTACTGACGGAACGGGCCTACGAATTTATGCTGGAATCGAAACGGTGGCTGGACCTGAAACGGGCGGGCATCGTGAAGGAAACCATTCGTGAAGCCCTGGGCAAGGAAGTAGCCGACGCGCACCTGCTCTGGCCGATTCCCCGTTCCGAAATCGACAACAATCCCGACATTGGACCGGAAGACCAAAACCCGGGGTATTAA